From the genome of Pseudomonas sihuiensis:
TGATGGTGTCTGATGGTTCCGGCATGACTGCCGGTGGTCACGGTCAACCCCGCACACAGGGGGCCAGATAATCACTGTAGTGGGCGCAAAACCTGCTGTCGCTGCCGACCACAGAGATCAGCAGAACCGGGCAATAAGTTCGTAGAATCGGGCAAGCTCACTGCCCTGCCCGCAGGCAGGGCAACAAGAAAGTCAGGCGGCGCGGCGCGAATCAGGTTCGGCGTGCTGGAGGTAGCTGGCGGAAACCAGCTCGGGGAAATCGGCAAGCTCGCGTTGCAGCTGGCACTGCTCGGCATAGTGCTCGATGGCTCGTCGATAGGCCATGCGGCGCTGGTCTTGCAGTTTGCGCCGGGTTTTGGCGTCAGGTTGGTCGTGCAGTTGCGCGTCATCGAAGATACGAGGCATCTCGGTTCTCCCGGAACGAGGACTGGAGGTCTCAGCTTGCTCCGGGTAGATGACGCTTTGACGGCGTGAAGATGAACAGGCGATGAACCCGTTATCTCAGTCCTCGGTGTTACGCAGCGACTTCGGTGACAGGCGCAGGCTGCGCAGGCTGCGCTTGACGCTCTTGAGGTGATTGACCAGGCTCGGCCCGCGCGCCATGGCCACGCCCATGGCCAGCACGTCGATCACCACCAGGTGGGCGATGCGCGAGGTCAGCGGGGTGTAGATCTCGGTATCTTCCTGCACGTCGATGGCCAGGTTGACGGTCGACAGCTCCGCCAGCGGCGTCTGGCTCGGACACAGGGTGATCAGGCTGGCGCCGGACTCACGCACCAGGGTGGCGGTGATCAGCAAGTCCTTGGAACGGCCGGACTGAGAGATGCACACCGCCACGTCGCCCGGCTGCAGGGTCACCGCACTCATCGCCTGCATGTGCGGGTCGGAATAAGCGGCTGCGTTGAGCAGCAGGCGGAAGAATTTGTGCTGGGCATCGGCCGCCACCGCACCAGACGCACCGAAGCCATAGAACTCCACGCGCTGCGCCTTGGAGCAGGCGGCGATGGCGCGCTGCAGCGCCTCAGGGTCGAGCTTCTCGCGCACTTCCATCAACGTGTGCAGGGTGGTGTCGAAGATCTTCAGGCTGAAGTCGGCGACCGAGTCGTCCTCGTGAATCGCGAACTGACCGAAACTGGCCCCGGCAGCCAGGCTCTGCGCCAGCTTCAGCTTGAGATCCTGGAAGCCGCTGCAACCGATGGCACGGCAAAAACGCACGATGGTCGGCTCGCTGATGCCAACACTATGCGCCAGCTCGGCCATGGAGCTGTGCATCACCGATGCAGGATCGAGCAAGACGTGATCGGCCACCTTGAGCTCGGACTTGCGCAGCAGGTGACGCGACTGGGCGATGTGTTGCAACAGATTCACTGAGATAGGCTCTATGCAGAAAAGGGTCTACCGCGGCACTCGGCGGGTCATAGCTCGGTTATGATCGGCGGCCGGCGGTTGTAGTGACCTTGTAGTTATACTACATAGCTCGCACCCGCGCACAGCCAAGCGGCTGCCAATTCGCTGAACGAACTTTCCGGCAGAGGGGCGCAGCCGATCTTTTCACTGCCTCTTTGCTGCAAACGCAGGTAGCTTGCAACGGCCTGCCACAACGAGTCGGAGTCTTCCCTTGAGCATCCCCTGCGACATGCTGGTCTTCGGTGGTACGGGCGATCTGGCCCTGCACAAACTGCTGCCAGCGCTCTATCACCTGCACCGCGAAGGACGCCTGCACGCCGATGTGCGCATCCTCGCCCTGGCCCGCAGCAGCCACACCCGCGAGGCCTACCAGGCCCTGGCCGAGCGTCACTGCCGCGCTCAGGTGGCGCGCGCCGATTTTGCCAACGAGACCTGGGCCAGCTTCGCCGCGCGCCTCGACTACTTCGCCATGGACGCTGCGCAGAGCGCCGATTTCGGCCGCCTGGCCAAGCGCCTGGGGCGTGATGACGAGCGCGTACGGGTCTATTACCTGGCCACCGCACCGAGTCTGTTCGAAGCCATCGCAGCGCACCTGGCCAACGCCGGCCTGGCTGGTCCTGCAGCGCGCATCGTGCTGGAAAAACCCATCGGCCACTCGCTGGAATCGGCCCGCGCGATCAACGCCGCCATCGGCGCCGTGTTCGACGAGGCGCGGGTGTTTCGCATCGACCATTATCTGGGCAAGGAAACCGTGCAGAACCTCATGGCGCTGCGCTTCGCCAACGCCTTGTTCGAACCGGTGTGGCGTGCCGGGCATATCGATCACGTACAGATCAGCGTCTGCGAAACCCTTGGTGTGGAGAACCGCGGCGCCTATTACGACCAGGCCGGCGCCATGCGCGACATGATCCAGAACCACCTGCTGCAGTTGCTGTGCCTGGTGGCCATGGAGGCGCCGGTGCGCTTCGACGCCGAGGCGGTGCGCAATGAGAAGGTGAAGATCCTCGAAGCGCTGAAACCCATCTCCGGGCTCGACGTGCAGGACAAGACCGTGCGCGGCCAGTACACCGCCGGCAAGATCGGCGGCCATGACGTGCCCGCCTACTACTTCGAGAAGAACGTCGACAACGACAGTGACACCGAAACCTTCGTCGCCGTGCAGGTGGAGATCGACAACTGGCGCTGGGCAGGCGTGCCCTTCTACCTGCGCACCGGCAAGCGCCTGGCGAAGAAAACCTCGGAAATCCTCATCCAGTTCAAGCCGGTGCCGCACCGTCTGTTCCATGAGGGCGAAGCCAACCAGTTGCTGATCCGCCTGCAGCCGGAAGAGCGCATCAGCCTGCAACTGATGGCCAAGAACCCCGGCAAGGGCATGCATCTCAAACCCGTGGAGCTGGACCTCAACCTGGCCAATGTCTTCAACCAGCAGCGCCGCTGGGACGCCTACGAACGTCTGCTGCTCGACGTGATCGAGGGCGACTCCACCCTATTCATGCGCCGCGATGAAGTGGAAGCGGCCTGGCAGTGGGTCGACCCGATCCTGCAGGGCTGGCTCCAGCACTACCAGAGCCCGCGCCCCTACCCGGCCGGCAGCGATGGCCCGGAGCAACTGCAACACCTGCTGGAGCGTCACGGCCGCCATTGGGCCGAATGACCTACCTGGCAGCTTCTTGCGCAGCGTGCTGTGGATAACTCTGCGCTGAAACTGGCGCAGGCCAGTGAATACAGGCTGTTCAGCAGACTGCGCAATAACCTGCACAACACTGCGCAACTTGTTGCGCAATATAGCGTGACGAAACACTCATCGTGACCAATAACGCCCAATAGGTCATGCTAACTATATGTTTATAAAGGATTTTATATTTATGGCATGCCGCTCGCTTTAGCCATGGCTCCCGGATCGATCACGATCCATGACCCAGGCAAGGAGAGCACTCATGCCAACACCCGCGTATCTGTCCCTCGAAGGCACCAAACAAGGTCTGATCACCGCTGGCACCTTCACCGAGGACTCGGTCGGCAACATTTTCCAGGAAGGTCATGAAGACCAGATTCTGGTGCAAGCCTACAACCACCAGGTCATCATCCCGCGCGACCCGCAGTCCGGCCAACCGACCGGCCAGCGCGTGCACAAGCCGCTGATGATCACAAAGGTCTTCGACAAGTCCTCGCCGCTGATCTTCAACGCCCTGACTTCCGGCGAGCGTCTGAACAAGTGCCGCCTGGAGTGGTACCGCACCTCCTCCACCGGTACCCAGGAGCACTACTTCACCATCGAACTGGAAGACGCCGTGATCGTCGACGTGCAGTCGCGCATGCCGAACTGCCAGGACCCGAACATGGCGCACTTCACCCACCTGGAAGACGTCTACTTCACCTACCGCAAGATCGTCTGGACCCACGAAGTCTCCGGCACTTCCGGCTCCGACGACTGGCGTACCCCGATCTCCGCCTAAGCCGGGATCGCGTCCGCGTCACCGCAGCGGCCAGGCATCGTCCTGGCCGCTGCGTTTCGGCAGGCTGCCTGCCGAAAAACTCGACCGTTGCCAGCGCGCGGCGGCCGATTCGGTTACAACCTGGAGCGCGCCACGCGCCCATCATGGAATGATCGAGAGGAACAACGAATGTTCGCCCAGGCCAACCAGACCCATTTCAGCCTCAGCATCGAAGGTATCGAACACGATCTGCAGGTGCTGGAATTCACAGGGCGCGAGGCCATCAGCCAGCCTTACGCCTTCGATGTGGAGTTGATCAGCGAACGTCCCGACCTCGACCTGGAAAGCCTGCTGCATCAGCGCGCCTTTCTCGCCTTCGACCAGAACGGCGCCGGCATCCACGGCCTGATCCACCGCATCGCCCAGAGCGAATCCGGTAAGCGCATCACCCGCTACCGCCTGACGCTGGTGCCGCAACTGACCTACCTGACACACCGCACCAACCAGCGCATCTTCCAGCACCTGACGGTGGAGAAGATCATCGGCCAGGTGCTCGAAGAGCACGGCATCCAGGCCGACGCTTACCAATTCCAACTCGGCTCGCTCTACCCCGAGCGCGAATACTGCGTGCAGTACGACGAGAGCGACCTGCACTTCGTCCAGCGCCTGTGCGAGGAAGAAGGCATCCACTACCACTTCCAGCACAGTAGCGAAGGCCATGTACTGACCTTCGGCGACGACCAGACCGTATTCCCGCGTCTGGCGCCGCTGGCCTACCAGCAGGACACCGGCCTGGTGGCCGATGACCCGGTGATCAAGCATTTCGGCGTGCGCGTGGAAACCCGCACCAGCCAGGTGACGCGCCGCGACTACGACTTCGAGAAGCCGCGCCTGCAACTGGAAGCTAAGGCCGAGGGCGATGCCCAGCCCAAGCTGGAAGATTACGACTACCCCGGCCGCTACACCGACCGCGAGCGTGGCAAGCACCTGGCCAAGCGCGCGCTGGAACGTCACCGCCACGACTTCGAACTGGCCCGGGGCGACGGCGACTCGCCGACCCTGGTCAGCGGCCACTTCCTCGACCTGACCGAGCACCCGCGCGAGGCCTGGAACCAGCTCTGGCTGCTCACCGAAGTGCTGCACGAAGGCAAGCAGCCGCAGGTGCTGGAAGAGTCGGTGCTTGATCTCCCCTCTCCCATTCATGGGAGAGGGGCCGCGGGAGACGACTACAGGGATGTAGGAGGTAGAGCGACGCAGGATGCCAAAGCCGAGGGTAAAGCCGACGACACCGACTTCCACCAAGGCTACCGCAACCGCTTCACCGCCACGCCCTGGAACGTGCCCTTCCGCCCCCAGTTGGCCCACCCCAAGCCGCGTATCCTCGGCAGCCAGAGCGCCGTGGTCACAGGCCCGGCTGGCGAGGAAATCCACTGCGACCAATATGGCCGGGTGAAGGTGCAGTTCTTCTGGGATCGCGAGGGCCAGGCGGATGAAAAAACCAGTTGCTGGTTACGCGTCAGCTCCAGCTGGGCCGGTGACCGCTACGGCGCCATCACCATCCCGCGTATCGGCATGGAAGTGCTGGTCACCTTCCTCGAAGGCGACCCCGACCAACCCCTGGTAACCGGCTGCCTGTATCACGCCGAACACGTGGTGCCTTACGACCTGCCGGCGAACAAGACCCGCAGCGTATTCAAGACCCTCAGCAGCCCCGGCGGTGGCGGCTACAACGAACTGCGCATCGAGGATCGCAAGGGCGCCGAGCAGATCTACCTCCACGCCCAGCGCGACTGGGACGAGAACATCGAACACGACCAAAAGATCCGCGTCGGCCATGAACGCCACGACACCGTCGAGGCCAATGCCTACAGCCACTTCAAGGCCGAAGAACACCGCACCACCCACGCCGACCGCAAGACCGAGATCAAGGCCAACGACCACCTCACCGTTGGCGACAGCCAGCACATCAAGCTCGGCAACGGCCAGTTCATCCAGGCCGGCCAGGAAATCCACCTCTCCAGCGGCCTCAAGGTCGTGCTCGAAGCCGGCAGCGAACTGACCCTCAAGGGCGGCGGCAGCTTCATCAAACTCGACAGCGGCGGCGTCACCCTGGTCGGGCCGGTGATCAAGATCAACTCCGGCGGTGCGCCGGGCAGTGGTTCGGGTGCAGCACCGAGCCCACCGGTATTGCCCAAACCCGCAGACACCGCGCCAGTAGGCGATAAAACCGGCACCGCCAACATCAACGTACCGCCGCCCACCGAGAAGGGGGCCAAGGGGCCACAGCAATTGATCGTGGACGTCTGGGGCGACCCGGAGCAAGGCGGGCAAGTTAAATTGCTCGACCCGGAGGAAGACGCATGAGCGAGTTGAAGGATCAACCCATTGATCAGGGCGTTCGCAAACGAACCCAGTATGAAGACTCTCAACGCAAGAGACTCGCACTGAGCATTGAGCGGGAAGACGGCGGCGAGCTTTCTTTACCCATTGCCGTGGACATGCGCAGCCACGATGAAGAAGAGAATATTCAGCAGAACACGCTTCTTGCCGTAATGCCGCTGGCCCGGCTTCCTGGTCACAGTGCCTATAACGAAGCGCCCAAGGGCGCGCTGCCACGCTCTGGTCGTATTTACGTCTTTCAGAACGGTAAGCTTTGGCGCGAGGTGCTGTGCGACGGCCAAGGCAACATGAAGGATGTCGACCTTGCCTATTGGCGTAAGCAAGCCGAGAACAAGGCACCTGCCGATGATCGTCGCTCAGTTGGCAAACAACAGCAGATTCTGTTGATTCCAATCCTGGTTCAGGGCCAATCCGTCGCCAATAACTACCTGATGGCCTACAGCGAAAAACCCTGGACATGGGAATACATCCAATGGCTGGAGGCTGACCAGAACAGAGTCAAGAGTCGCGCGCAAAACGTGGGCTTCGCTTGGTCAGCAGCCGTCGTCGGCCAAGGACAATGGCGACCGACGCAGGCGATGCCGGCAGTCGTGATCAGTGCCCAGACAGAGGGTTACAGACCTCGGGACTTCAGTATCGAAAGTTTGCTGGGTGACCCCTCCCTGTTCACGCCCAGCCTTGGCAGTCTCCCGTCAAACGAAATGAGCAGCCGCATGCAGATGCGCCTTGAGGAGCTTGCTACCGCGACACAGAACCCACCTCCACAGCCGCTGCCAACGTTGGAAGCCGGCAAGGATGTGCTTGCAGAGCGCAACATGCGTGCTTATCCCAGGCTGGTCGGGCTTATGCTTGATGACCCTCTGTTCGCACTCAGACACGCCTGCGCGCAAGCACGCCTGGCGGAATCCTATCTGCTTACCCTCAACGCACTGGTTCCGCATCGTCCGAATGGCCAATACGCCCATGCGCTGTACAGTTCGGTTCTGCAGAGCCCTAGCAGCCCTCTGAGCAAACTCAAGAAACACCTTCATCTTGAGCAACTTCAGGACACCGTGTTCGACGGGGAACGCAAGGTGGCCCGAAACCATCTTGCCTCGCAACTTCAACGTCTCACCGATCTGTTATCGGATGTGCCGCTGGCGGCAAGTTTGTGGGATTGGCAATACACACACGATGAACGCCTGCTGGAACCCTATCTGCTTTTCAGCGACATATTCACCACGCTGGGGAAACTGCCGGAGCACATTGATACGCTGTCCCAGGCGGGTGCCAGCAACCCTCTGCAAGGCCGTATCGCCCAACTGAGTGACCGACTCCTGAGCGGACATCACCCCATTACCCAGCCATTTCTGGCCAAGGTAGATGGTGCCCTGCCCGAGGCAGTGAAACGACTTGTCGCCCTGGCCACGCAGAAGCGTGAGCCCGACCCGCAACGCCTGGGCATGAGCAGCCTTCTGCATATTGCCAACATCGACCCGCAGGATACGGACAAGGGACTGGTCTACAAGAACCTGCACGCGCTGATCGACGATTTCACGACCACCTTCGCCTTGGCTGTGCTGACCCAGGTTCAACGCCTGAACGCAGCCAATGTAACAGTCGCGATCCAGTTCAACCGCCTGTTCGGGCCGACACTCGCCGTGCTCGATAAGCTCTCGCCTAACTGGCACGGCATACAACTGGTCACCGAGTCTCAGGCTCGGGCTTCAAACCTGAGAATTCTGGGTGTTCAAGGAGAAGGCCTTAGAAATGGCCTGACCGTTTCCGAGCGTGCGGCCATCACACGCAAGAACTATCTATATCTGAACATCAACAACCCTCAGGGACAGATCGTCGCCTCCACCAGTCCGCGCCAGGTAGGTCAGGGGCTGCCAAATCATGGTTCTGGGGTAATCATTGCCGCGCCTGCCGACCACCCGGAAGTGGCCAAGTACAGTGCCTGGAAACATGCGGTCGCCAGCAAACTCGACACTACAGCGAAATATCCCACCATCCCGCTGATTGCAGTAGCCTGCGCCATGTACAACCTGAGCGCACAGGTAGAAGGGATGAAGAGTCTGCGAAAGGAGGCAGGAGATGGTGCCTGGCGTTATGAAGTGGGCAACTTTTCAGCGTATATGGATCTTGCGACCGCCTCAGGCAACCTCTCCAAATATATCCTTAGTGGCGAACATCGCCTCGTAAGCTTGATTGATAAACCACGCCTGAACATTTCCAAATTCTCCCCTCGATGGGCAGCGAACCTGGCAGAACAAACTGGCAACACTCGCTTGCCAGTACTCCGCGCGTTGTCTGGCTCTGCCATGTTTGTATCCAGCGTTGTCACTGCCTGGGATGCCAAGAGAGCCTGGCACCAAGGTGATCGCGATGCCGCCCTGGCCTATGGTGTAGCGGCTGCAGGTGGAGCGGCCTGGACGGCCTATGCCTTTGGCATGTGCATCAACCCCATAGTGTTGGTGGCAGGAGCGGTGCTGTTCATCGGCGGCAACATTGTGGCTGGATGGCTGGTCGACAGCGACATAGAAGCCCTGATGAAGAATGGGCCATTTGGCAAGGATCATGGCCAAACCAGCATGCTCGACAAGGTATTCGGTGACGACCAGCGCTTTGCTCATCTCAGCGATCCGAAAGTTGCCTATCAGCAACTGATCGGCATTCTCGGCAGGCCCGTCATTCAGGTCAGCCGCCTGGGTGATTGGCTCGACCAGACGCCACCCAGCGTGCGCTCTGGCCTCGGCGCCCTCAACAGACAACGAGCCCCTCTGAACAACGGACTGGAATGCCGCAAGGTATCGGCACAACCCTTCGAGCGTGACGACTGGGCGGTACGTGTCCATTCGCCCCTACTGGGCATGTTCGATGCCCAACATTTTCAGTTCTATGCCAGGGAAGAAGTGGCAGTCCTCCCATTCACGGGAGCCTTCAATGTAGAGCGCCGGGATCAGCGCACCATCGAAGAAGCCAAGTTGACGGCTCACCCTCTGGACAATGCTTCGGTGCTCTATATCCTGCCGAAGCAGTTTCCCGTAATGACACAAACGCCATTGCAACGCCACGCCCAGAAAGTCACTCAACGCCTGAAGGTCTTCGGCCAGTTTCGTCTCGCCAAGGAAGCGGGCCATTCCGACGAACTGGTACTGCCACAGCCCAGTCCGAAAACCTGGCGCCCCTATCAGCCAGCCTTTTCTCGACCACCCGCGCCGAACACTCAGCCTGACGAAGCACCTTACTGGCAGATTGAAACCCAGGAATTCAAGGTATGACCACCGAGACTTACGGCCCTGCTGCCTATCGTGGCCAGGCACTACCCGCACTGCCACCACCAATTCGCGACAGACAAGGGCTGTTCGACACTGCCTTGAAATGGGGACATTACGCCAACCTGGATTCGATATCCGAGATCGAAGGCCAGCTGATGAGCGAATCCCAACTGACCTATGAGAGGCAAACCAAGGAGAGGCGTAAACAGCAGATCTATTGTGATGCTCAGAGATGGAACTTTGAAAACAGTGACAAAACACTGCATTTCTTATTCATATTGAAAATTCTGAGCGTAACGCTGTTCTGTTTACCATGGACAATCGAGCTGGCCGTGATCTCTGATCATGGCAGCATTATCATCCCCATCGGAGTGATAGCATCCATATCAGCATTATGCTTGCATGCCACTTCAAGACCTTGGCTGACCTATATATTGGGTG
Proteins encoded in this window:
- the zwf gene encoding glucose-6-phosphate dehydrogenase, encoding MLVFGGTGDLALHKLLPALYHLHREGRLHADVRILALARSSHTREAYQALAERHCRAQVARADFANETWASFAARLDYFAMDAAQSADFGRLAKRLGRDDERVRVYYLATAPSLFEAIAAHLANAGLAGPAARIVLEKPIGHSLESARAINAAIGAVFDEARVFRIDHYLGKETVQNLMALRFANALFEPVWRAGHIDHVQISVCETLGVENRGAYYDQAGAMRDMIQNHLLQLLCLVAMEAPVRFDAEAVRNEKVKILEALKPISGLDVQDKTVRGQYTAGKIGGHDVPAYYFEKNVDNDSDTETFVAVQVEIDNWRWAGVPFYLRTGKRLAKKTSEILIQFKPVPHRLFHEGEANQLLIRLQPEERISLQLMAKNPGKGMHLKPVELDLNLANVFNQQRRWDAYERLLLDVIEGDSTLFMRRDEVEAAWQWVDPILQGWLQHYQSPRPYPAGSDGPEQLQHLLERHGRHWAE
- a CDS encoding PA3496 family putative envelope integrity protein, whose translation is MPRIFDDAQLHDQPDAKTRRKLQDQRRMAYRRAIEHYAEQCQLQRELADFPELVSASYLQHAEPDSRRAA
- the tssI gene encoding type VI secretion system Vgr family protein — protein: MFAQANQTHFSLSIEGIEHDLQVLEFTGREAISQPYAFDVELISERPDLDLESLLHQRAFLAFDQNGAGIHGLIHRIAQSESGKRITRYRLTLVPQLTYLTHRTNQRIFQHLTVEKIIGQVLEEHGIQADAYQFQLGSLYPEREYCVQYDESDLHFVQRLCEEEGIHYHFQHSSEGHVLTFGDDQTVFPRLAPLAYQQDTGLVADDPVIKHFGVRVETRTSQVTRRDYDFEKPRLQLEAKAEGDAQPKLEDYDYPGRYTDRERGKHLAKRALERHRHDFELARGDGDSPTLVSGHFLDLTEHPREAWNQLWLLTEVLHEGKQPQVLEESVLDLPSPIHGRGAAGDDYRDVGGRATQDAKAEGKADDTDFHQGYRNRFTATPWNVPFRPQLAHPKPRILGSQSAVVTGPAGEEIHCDQYGRVKVQFFWDREGQADEKTSCWLRVSSSWAGDRYGAITIPRIGMEVLVTFLEGDPDQPLVTGCLYHAEHVVPYDLPANKTRSVFKTLSSPGGGGYNELRIEDRKGAEQIYLHAQRDWDENIEHDQKIRVGHERHDTVEANAYSHFKAEEHRTTHADRKTEIKANDHLTVGDSQHIKLGNGQFIQAGQEIHLSSGLKVVLEAGSELTLKGGGSFIKLDSGGVTLVGPVIKINSGGAPGSGSGAAPSPPVLPKPADTAPVGDKTGTANINVPPPTEKGAKGPQQLIVDVWGDPEQGGQVKLLDPEEDA
- a CDS encoding Hcp family type VI secretion system effector, translating into MPTPAYLSLEGTKQGLITAGTFTEDSVGNIFQEGHEDQILVQAYNHQVIIPRDPQSGQPTGQRVHKPLMITKVFDKSSPLIFNALTSGERLNKCRLEWYRTSSTGTQEHYFTIELEDAVIVDVQSRMPNCQDPNMAHFTHLEDVYFTYRKIVWTHEVSGTSGSDDWRTPISA
- the hexR gene encoding transcriptional regulator HexR, whose product is MNLLQHIAQSRHLLRKSELKVADHVLLDPASVMHSSMAELAHSVGISEPTIVRFCRAIGCSGFQDLKLKLAQSLAAGASFGQFAIHEDDSVADFSLKIFDTTLHTLMEVREKLDPEALQRAIAACSKAQRVEFYGFGASGAVAADAQHKFFRLLLNAAAYSDPHMQAMSAVTLQPGDVAVCISQSGRSKDLLITATLVRESGASLITLCPSQTPLAELSTVNLAIDVQEDTEIYTPLTSRIAHLVVIDVLAMGVAMARGPSLVNHLKSVKRSLRSLRLSPKSLRNTED